DNA sequence from the Haemorhous mexicanus isolate bHaeMex1 chromosome 24, bHaeMex1.pri, whole genome shotgun sequence genome:
GGCTCTGCATTAGTAGGGCCCCTGCATCGGTGAGGCTGGGCATCCTCCCAGGTGAGGCATTTGGCCGTGCCAGGTGAAGAAAGGGGCTTTTGTCTTCCAGGAGGCCGGGGCTGAGTAGGCAGCCCTGCGCGGGGTGCATGAGGACCGTGGGCTGTTCGGCGGTAACCGAGCCCGACCCCTTGGCATTTGCTGCCTTCACCGCTTCCCACGGCGGGAACAAGCGGCGCGTTCTGCAGGCGGCGGCGGGAGAAGAAAGGCCGCCTTGTCCGTCCTAGCAGTGGGGCGCCGGCTGGGGCGGCCGCGCTCCCGCCCCGCATTCCTGCAGCGGAGCcggctggagaggggctgcaTCCCCAGCAGGACGGGCTGGGCTGGCGCAGGCGTTCCTGGGTGCTGACGAGACAGGTGAGGGGCTCTGTTGGACGGCAGTGTTGCGGGACTGGGGACGTTGGGAAGCGATGGGATGCCAGGGTCACCCTCCAGCTCATGGGCGGGCAGGGCTGCTTGTGGAGTGGGGGGTGTTGGGTGGAGAGTttgggcagcaggcagcagaatCGGAGACCATCCCCCAGGTGGCCGGGATGGGGGTCCTCCATGGTTCTCACCCGGTCTCACCAGTACAACCATGCTGGGAAGGAGTTAACACCGGCACAAGATCCCACCCTGGCCCCGCTCCCTTCCTCTGCGGCAGCCTGGCCCCTCCCggcttttcctccttcctgaaAATAGTGACGGGACGTAGGTGTGAGGGGCAGGGGCTCGGCTGGGCCGCGGGGTCTCCAGATGCTGGGAAGTGCGGCACCGCAGTGCCCGGGGAACATGGGCACCCTGCCGCGGAGGGTCTCGCTCGGCACCAGGACCAGCTGGCAGGTAAGGGAGAGCAGGGATCCTGCCTGGGCAGCCGGCAAGCACTCGTCAACTGCTCTGGGGGGTTCCTTATCTCTAGGCCTCCCCTTGCCCCGGCTgagctgtccccatcccacgCGCTGTGGCTGTAGTCCCCACGGAGCCCTTGCTGTGGGGCCAGTCCTGCTGTTGCAGGAGGCGCCCGGGTTTCATCCAGGTCCTGGATCCCACGCTTGGTGTTTTCCAGCGTTTCATTTTTTCCACAGTGTGTAATAGCCGTTCACTCGCCCCCGCAGCTGAGCCTAGTGCTGGACGAGCGGGGTAGGGGGGGTCCCTCCAGGGGCTGGCTGGACAGTCGGCGATGCTGGCGAGAGCCGAGCCCGGGGCTCCTCCTGGCGGCCCCGGGACCGGCGTCTCCTAACGGGGATGGAGCACTTCCCATCTGCACTGCCCGGGAAGGGTTAAGCCCCAGTCAGCTAGTCCAGGGCGGAAGGGAGGGACGTAGGGAGCAGCAGACGGTAAATTTAGGTCCTCGGAGAATCCCGACATGGCGTGAGTGCCGAGTGACGGAAATTGTTCCTGCTCGAGTTGCCTCCCACTCACGCAGAGAATGTGTGGCAGCATGGCCGTTCCATGGGCGGTGGCCCTgcctgctggccacaggccTGTCGGCCACATGGGCAAGGGTATGAAACACTCGGCATGTGCACTATGAGCTGCTACTGGactgtgtgggagcagaggcaTGTGCCTGGGtaccagagctgggcactggtgTCATGGacaggggtgcccaggtgtgccacacagggcaggcaggtgttgctggggacagccagaaCTCGTGCTTGTGTGTGCTTTTCCAATGACAGCCATTGGGGTCTGGCTGCCCACAGCTCTTGGCATTTAAAGCATGCATTTCCAACACCATGCCTCCAAAACTGAATGCATGTGTAGTTTTCCTTCCCAGACTGTGCCTTGTCCTGACGCCTGGCACATGCATGGGTCTCCCCGGGTGGATGGGGATGTGTGCCTAGGTAGGGTGCCTGCCTTGGCAGGCAGGGATGTTCACTGGCTTCAGGCAGCTGCTGACATGATGAAGACAGGAGCTCAGGATGGCAAATGCTGGTTTGGAATGGGTAGGGTTCGTGCTCAGGCTGCTGCCCGGGATGTGCAGGAAAAATACATCAAGGCCATGCCCAGTGTGGTCACTCGTTCTGCTGTTCTGTTTCTTCTGGCAGCCTGTGTCTGGTACCATCCGACGCCTCCAGGAAGGCACCATGGAGGCATCTGGCAGGACCCCCACCAGCCCAACCCACAGAGTCCAGACTGTCATCCAGGTGAGCACACAGGAGGATCACAGGacctctgctctgtgggaaCAGGGGAATCTGGCTGGGagtcccctctgcagccagccccaccacTGGCACTGCCCTCCAGTCTCTCCCCAGTCTCAGCAAATCCTATTATGGGATCCTCAGCAAAGCCCATTGAGCTAAACGGCTGGCAACTGGGATCCTCTTAGATGCAGCCCAAGCCCCATGGATCTCCAGCTCCCTTCAGCTCACCTGAGCTTCCCGGGATAGGTAGCACAGGCAGGAGAGCCCTCCTCTCCTGCGTCTTGCTGCTGGACAGTCCTGCTGGCATGTGGCTGTGTCTGGGCGTTGATCCTGGCTGTGTGGCCAttttggagcagctctgccaggggggCAGTGCAGAGGACTGGGCTGCAGCTGCGGGAGCTGCAAgcatccctccctctcctcctacAGAACAGCCCCCTGGACCTGATTGACACGGGCAAGGGGCTGAAAGTGCAGACAGAGAAGCCACATTTGGTGAGCCTGGGCAGCGGTCggctcagcactgctgtcacactCCTGCCCCTGGAGGAAGGTGAGTGCCAGGGGGTCTCCATAGGCATGCTGGTGACAGAGACCACTCTGGTGACTGAGATACCctctctgctggcagggaggacTACCattggcacagctgggacagacatCGTCCTGCAGGGCCCCGGGCTGGCGCCCCAGCACTGCTACATCGAGAATGTGCGAGGGACACTCACCCTGCACCCCTGTGGCAATGCCTGTGCCATCGACAGCGTGCCACTGCAGCGGCCCATGCACCTCACCCAAGGTAGGAGCTGTGGGTCACTGGAGCCTTTTCCTGTGTGGTTGTGCCGTTGAGTATTGGGGTGTTTGAGGAGCCATCCAGTAACTGCATATCCCAGCTAGCATCCTGGTCTCTATGCTCTGCGGTGGGAACCTGCCAGGTCCTGGCACAGTTTGGGAGTTGGCTTTGCTGCGTGTGTCaagtgaggtgggaagggagagaCCCGGGTGGGCTGTGAAGAACAGCGGAGATGCTGAGCCAACTTTGGGAAGGGAGATGACCGAGGAAAACACCTTGGGTGTCCTCCCGACGGATGGCTGCCGGGACACTGCTGGTCTGCCTGCGTGGCTACAGGGCTTGGACCCGGCCGGCCCCCAAGGGCCGCTCCCAAGGAGCGTGGACAAAGCCTCAGGCCCTTCCCAcgccatcccagcccctgcacagctcccGTCTCGCTTCCCGGGGAGGACCCTCGGGCGGGGCGGGCGAGGCCCggccccccgcccctccccgggGGCGGTGCGGCGCTgcccgggcggcggcggcggcggcggtggcggtGTCGAGGTGAGTGCGGAGCTGCGGACCACGCGTGTCCGCGCCGGGCGGGGTTCGCTCCCGTTCCTCCGAGGGTCACGGAGCCAGGATGCCCCGCAGGCGGTGGCGCTGCGGCCCCCCCGCGCCTGCCCCGTCGCTCCGGGAAGGGGGGACCCACCCGCGTGGGCGCTGCCGCGGGCGGCCCGCGGGGGGACAATGGGAGCCACGTGGCCGCCGAGAAGGCTCCGGCGCTGCCGGGTCTCGCCGGTGCCACAGCAGGCAACGAGGGACATGGTAGGCTGCGGGGTGCGGGCAGGGCTCAGCGGAGCCGCCCATCCTCCTGTCCccgggggcaggcagggacatgacagagcagggacagcatcTGTGCAGGGCCCCAGCGGAATGAACTGCGGGGCTGTCAGGCCGACGCTCGTGGTGCCGTTTGGTGATTATTCGCTTTGCCGGGGCGACCTGTGGCTCCACTGGTGCCAGCACGTGGGGAAGGAAGAAGGCACAGGGCAATGATGTATCTCTCCGCGACAGCCGCTGCCAGGCTGGGCGTCGGCACTGCTCCCTGACAGGCGGGATGCCCTCGTTGGTTCGGGGTGAGCAGGACTCCGTCCCGCCCTGGCGCTCAGTCAGGGAACCAGGCTCCCGCGACGGCGACAGCAGTTAGTCTGTAGTGCTTCTTGCTGCGAGCTGGGCTGACGGGTGCTCCAAAAAAACACGTCCCCTCCAGCGAGGGATTTTCAGCAGCGGCTGTTGATATGGAGCGAGcctctccccagagccctggcaggCGCTTCAAAGTGGGGTGTGTCGGCAGCAACCCGCCTCCTAGCGCCTGATGCTCCCCGCTGCCAGCACATGCCTCCCCAGCACCGCGGGCAGCAGGTGAACGCAAAGCGAGCGCCCACggctctgctccccttcccttcctccgGTGCCTTCCTCCTCGGGGCTGCTCGGCAGCCTTGCCCCAAGAGGGCTGCTGCTTTGGGCCAAGAAGAGACACTTTGCaagcaggaacaggagctgtCTTGTCTGCAGCTGGCAGCCACGCAAGCCCTGGAGTGCTGCCAACTCCCCCGCGGCCCCCGGCGGGgaccccagctgtgcctgcgCCTGGGATGCGCTGCCGGCAGCTGCTGTAGTGACCTGGATTTCAGCCTCCCCTAAGCCTGTGCTGACAGCAGGAGCCCGCTCCCTGCCCGAGGGCGCGTCTTGGGGCGAGCAATGCCTGACTGCCTCCCTGCACTCTCCGGAGCTACTCTGATATTGCCCGCTAGCAGCTGaaccctctctcctctctccctagGGTGCACCATCTGCCTGGGCCAGACCACCTTCCTCCGCTTCAACCACCCTGCTGAGGCCAAGTGGATTAAGAGCATGATCCCTGCAGGGGGCAGAAACCCATCAGCTCTCTATGGGCTACCAGCCAGTAGGTGACCCCCCCCACCttgtcctgggcagggcagatAGATGCTGAAGTGCTCCCTGACCCATCAGCCTTCCCAGTGCCCAAtactctcccagccctgtcctatTGCACTCGGGCTcacacccagctgtgctgtgccatccATCAGCTCAGCATGGTATGGCAGCTGCGCTGGTATTTGCTAATGATTAATATCCCCTCAAAGAGGTTGACTGTGGGGGCACTGAGGCATGGCTTTCActtctgcccagcctggccatggcagagCCATCGCCCGTCGGAGCCCCCCCATTGCTTGGAGGCGGGTGTTTATGTGCtggagtggctgtgctggggctgtgaagGCCATTCTTCTGTGAAGGCCATAAGCTCATCTCATGAGCTTATCTTGCTGTGTCTGCCTGTCCGTGGGGCAGTAGGCCACGTGCCAGTACCGTGCCTGGTTCCCGGGGATGTCCAAATCTCCAGCACTGATCCCTGGGCTGGTAGCCCTtatccctgccccagccagcacaccctggcacagggagaggagctTGGCTGCCTTCCCATGCCACGTGTGTGTTGGGAAGGCAGCATGCCTGCAGCTGGGGGACGGGaggagggacacggggaggtGCTGTGGCCGAGGAGCATCATGCAACCATGCAGCATCCCGTGTGGGCCCCGAGTGCTCGCTCTCTGCCGCGCAGACCTGGGTGGGATCACACTGACAGGGCTGTGGCACATCTTTCCAGGCATgaaggcagtgccagctgccgTGGGGAAGCTGCTGGGTGCCGGGGGTGACGCAGCCTGGGTGGCAtgctgtcctggctgggctCCATGCCTGCTGCCATTTGCTAGTCCCCTGAGTGACAGGCACATCGGTGCTGCGCAGGGAGCACGGGGCAACTCAGACAGGGGCACCCTGGCCGGGGTGTGGGGAGGCCGTGGGCGACCTGGTGGTGATCCCGGACGTGCTGCAGGTCAGCAGCTTTTGGCTATTGCATCTCTGACCCCTTGCTGGGAAGCCAGAGTGTGCAGGGGGCAAATGGTGGGTGCCAGTGGGGGTtgagggcagctgctccccagggagtggagcagggagctgcaacGCAGGGAGGGTGGCTGTCCTCTCAGGTTTCTGTCTCCTGGGTGATGGGGCTAGCAGGATTCCAGCCTCCTCCCTGTCCCGGCTGGAGTGGGAAAGGGGGCAGCAGGGTGCAGGCAGGTTGGGGtgcagcagagaggggctgctACCCAGCTCTGACTCTGCAAGGCTGTGTGTAAGAATGATGCCAGGCTGCCCCATAGgacccagcccaggcaggggctgtggcagcGTCACACCACACTGATGCTTTCTCCTTTGTTTCCCTGCAGAATCTGAGGCCCTGGTGAATGGTGGCCACCAGCTGTCAGAGCGTGGGtgtcacagccacagctcccttgTCAGCTCCATTGAGAAGGATCTGCAGGACATCATGGACTCACTGGTGCTGGAGGAGTCCGCATCCCCTGGCATCCAGaagcctcctgcctgcagccaatCCCCCCTCTCTCCTGTGGTGAATGGGGGTGGGCGctgcctcctgtcccctccacccagccctggggctgcctcgGGGGGCTCCAGCTATGAGAacttctctcccctctcctccccagccagcagcagtagCTTCACCAGCCCCTCACTCAGCAGCCAAGAGCAaggcccagctgtgccaccccCTCTCCCACTGCGCTCCTCCAGCTACAACCATACTGTCCAACCCCCCGCTCTGCCTGGTGGGGGTTCTAGTGAGCCCTGGTCAGCTGAGAGGCTCGGGGACCACCGGGCGGGCAGCCCCCGGCTGACGCCCAGGGTGGTGCCACGGCCACGGGTGGCCCTGCAGGAGCGGCCCCCCAGTCCCTTCCGGGAGCCACGGGACTCTCTGGCCCCCGGCCGGCAGCCCACCAGCAGGGCAGTCCCAGAGGCCCGGCTGCAGCCCCCCGAGAGCCCACGGGTTGCCCGGAGGAACCTTGAGAGCATGCGGGAGCTGCCTCCCCTGAGTCCCTCCTTGTCACGCCGGGCTGCCAGCCCTCGGCTGGCCCCTgacaccccctccccacagccccggctgggcagggaggtCCCTGGCAGTCCCCGTGCCAGGCGCAAGGGCCTGGAGGAGTCGAAAGGTGCTGGGGGTCCTTCACCCCCAGTGCTGTCAGAGAACCCCATGCGACGTCCCAGTTTCAGTACTTGCCTGAGCCCCGCATACGGGCTGggctccccagctgtgccctcgCCCCGGCAGAGCCCCCGCGCCCCCAGGAAGCCTTTGGGGGACCCACGGCTGCCAGCAGGCTCACGGGAGCGCAAGAACAGCATCACTGAGATCAGTGACAACGAGGACGAATTGCTGGAGTACCATcggcggcagcagcaggagcgggTTCgggagcaggagatggagcGCCTGGTGAGccttggggctgggaggggacacattTGAGTGTGGGACACCCTCTTTGCAAATAGCTGTTGttgtttgctgctttgaaaCCTGGCCTTTGCCTCTTGAGGATTTaccacagctgccaggctgctggcttACCCCGGGGGATTATGGCTAGGAGCAGCCATCggtgctcagcagctctctgggaatACAAAGCCCCCAGGATACAGCAGCCTGTGGAAGCTGGTGGGGCTGGCATGACCCCAGGGTTACCGGCCAAAATGGTGGTGCCCCTGccttttcaaaactctccacaTCTTGTCCATCCCTGCTAGGGCCCAAtctgctggtggtggtggcGGCGTGGCTCTGTGGACATTGCATCTATATTTAGGGCTGATGGAGTTTTTATGGAACTGGCATCTGCCTGGATGAGGTTTGCCGTGTCTCTGCCAGTCGTGCAGGCcgagctgccagggctgtgtttgctcAGCCCTGACTCACGCCTGGCGCAGGCAGCCTGAGTCACCGCCTGGAAATAGCGGAGCCGCTCAGCAGCCGGCACTGCTGCCTGTAATTAGTCtgtctccagctccagcacatcCCGTGCCCGGCTCTGCTGCGGGGTCGGGCTGGCTGCATTGTGCTTTGTAACGTTGCCTGCCCATCCCAGCGTGCGGGGCCGTGTTTTGGTGGCCACCATTGGCACAGGGTTCtgtctgctcctgccacagcacgTGCTGGATGGGGACCATCTTGCTTACAGGAGCGGCAGCGCCTGGAGACCATCCTGAACCTCTGTGCTGAGTACACCAAGACAGACGGCACTGAGCCAGGTGATGTGCACAGGCTCCTAGCTGGTGACACGGATGCTGGTCAGTGGGTGCCCAGGGGTGCCATGACTCTGGGCCATGCTgtggaagagctgcagcagagggagagCGTGGAGAGATCAGATGAGGAGAACCTGAAGGAGGAGTGCAGCAGCACCGAGAGTACCCACCACGAGGTAAGGGGATATCTGTGCCATTCCGTTCCATGCCATGCTGCACTGTGCCATGCCAATCAGCCCCTTCCACAGCACGAGAAGCTGACAGGCCCCCGGGCCAAGGAGGCGCAGCGGCTGGAGGAGGAGCGTGCCGGTGTCCTCGGACGCCTGGACCAGCTGAAGGGTCGTGtcaaggagctggagcagcagctgcaggagacaTCGCGAGAGGTGAGAGggcaggggacagtgctggTCCCCTGCTGCTTGCTGCCCTCGCCAGTCAGCACTAAATACTAAGGGTATGAGCTAGATCTAGCTGGAGCAGCAATCCTGACATTGCTTTGTCTATCCAGGCAGAGATGGAGCGGGCGCTGCTGCAGGGTGAGCGGGAGTCAGAGGTGGTGCGGCTGcggcaggagcaggaggcagtgcagcagctgcaggagaagctcTCCAGCCTGGATGCCAGCATCCGCAAGGAGTGGGACAAGGTGAGCCCAGTCACAGGTTCCCACTGTCACCAGCTGtgccatcccctccctggcactcACAGCCCGTGCTGCAATGCCTCATGCTGCAGCATTCCCCTGCGGACACATTCTCCAGACCCTGGGCTCCGCAGAGGCTttggggagcagcccctgtggtCTGCATTTTGTGGGGatctgtctgtctgcctgcGCTTGGTCAAACACCTGTGCTGGAGGAGAGCACAGCCAATGCTCAGGAAGCATTTCAACCGCTGCCTGTTGCTCTGGCAGGGAGACTGAGGTGTGAGGCTTTCCAGatggctgctgcctgtggtggGCAGTGCCGAAGCAGAGGCCTTGGCTCTCCCCATTACCTGTCCTCGCTAGGGAACTGTGTCTTGCAGCAAGTCACCTCACTCTGCTGCACCTTCATGTGTGATGGCAGCTGTTGCTGTAGTGTTTGGCTTGCTGGCGGTGGCTGGGAAACCACTGCAGTGTTTATCTTGGTGGCTTTAGGAGAGGGTCCTGGCCCCCTTCCCCCTATGTTGCCTGTGGTGCAGTTACTGCCTGAAGGCACCCATGACACTGTGTATGTGGCATGTTTGTCCCAGCTGCTGGTTGCTGGCTGTCCCACAGCCTTGCAGGCAGTGTGGCATGGCCTTGTTGacaggaaagctgctgggatccggtccctgctgcctgcagccattGTCCCTGTGCAGCCTATGCCAAGgtcccaccagcagctctgtgccacctTCATGTGGCATCAGTGTCCCTTGGGGTCTGGCCTGCCCCATGGCTGTGGGTGCCAGGGCTATTGGGATGCCTGTGGCCTGGCAGAGTCGTGCCTCCCAGTGGTGCTCCTACagcatttggggattttgttctggttttggtcTTCCAGCCCTTTGTAGGTATCTTCTGTAGCCAGGGACAGCCTcatgcagaggcaggagaggagcgCAGGGGAAGCCCTCTCCCAACCTCTCTGCTGACCTAACCACCCACTTTCCTAACCCATCTGCACTATTCACACTAACAGTGCCTGCTCTGAACTCTGCCATCACCTCTGACATCTCTGCATGTCCAGGAGCCCCCAGGCaatccacagctcctctcctggggCATCTGCCTGTACCAGCCTTGCCTCCCTGCCAGCATGTCCCCTCATAGCCCTTTTCATGAGGTCCCATCTCTGTGTGGAGCACAGGGTTCCTTGCAGCAAGCATTTCTTAATGCCAAGCCCCCATATGGTACTGCCAAACCTGTGGGTGGTTCCCCTATGCCAGTCCCATGTTGCTGGCCCTATTTTACTGCTCCTGTGGGCAGGCCcctcatcccagcccaggagtcAGTGTCTACTCTGCTGCTGACTCTTCATAGCGTGAGCATCTCTTGCTGGACCACAGCCTCCTGTTTTCACTGCTGCCCGGTGCCGCCCTCTCCTTCTAATGGATGAGGGTGGTCCATGACCTCAGGCTGCATTCAGGACCTGCAGTTCCTAACTGGTAGCAGTTAACAAAGCCAGTTAGTGGTTATTGTGGTGCAGCCGTGTGCAGGATTGGGATGACTTGAACCATACTACGATGAGCATTGATCTTTTTGTCGGCTTGCAAGTTTGTTCTTGGAAACACGAAGCTGAGGTCAAGGGTTGGCTGTAGCTCCTCTAACGCTGCTTGGCCAGCTCCTGTGTCCCTTGATCTCTGGATCCCCCTGTAGCTGCCATGATGCTCCTTCTCCTGAGCCCCCTCTCTCTCCAGCTGAGCCCCTCTCTAACTCACAGCTTCTGCATGGCGCCCATTTGAGAAGTgtgtcttctttcttttttttttccttttcctttttttttgttttgtcttgttctCCCCTGATTCAGGAAAGGGCAAAGGTTGATGCTGAAAGGAAGGAGCTAGAGCAACTCCAGGCGCTTTACCATGAGTCGAAGAGCCACCTTGCTAAGTGCCCCGAGTCAATGCGGGAGCAATTGCAGGAGCAGATGCGAAGGGTCAGTgtctccccccacccctcccggAC
Encoded proteins:
- the PHLDB1 gene encoding pleckstrin homology-like domain family B member 1 isoform X2, giving the protein MLGSAAPQCPGNMGTLPRRVSLGTRTSWQPVSGTIRRLQEGTMEASGRTPTSPTHRVQTVIQNSPLDLIDTGKGLKVQTEKPHLVSLGSGRLSTAVTLLPLEEGRTTIGTAGTDIVLQGPGLAPQHCYIENVRGTLTLHPCGNACAIDSVPLQRPMHLTQGCTICLGQTTFLRFNHPAEAKWIKSMIPAGGRNPSALYGLPAKSEALVNGGHQLSERGCHSHSSLVSSIEKDLQDIMDSLVLEESASPGIQKPPACSQSPLSPVVNGGGRCLLSPPPSPGAASGGSSYENFSPLSSPASSSSFTSPSLSSQEQGPAVPPPLPLRSSSYNHTVQPPALPGGGSSEPWSAERLGDHRAGSPRLTPRVVPRPRVALQERPPSPFREPRDSLAPGRQPTSRAVPEARLQPPESPRVARRNLESMRELPPLSPSLSRRAASPRLAPDTPSPQPRLGREVPGSPRARRKGLEESKGAGGPSPPVLSENPMRRPSFSTCLSPAYGLGSPAVPSPRQSPRAPRKPLGDPRLPAGSRERKNSITEISDNEDELLEYHRRQQQERVREQEMERLERQRLETILNLCAEYTKTDGTEPGDVHRLLAGDTDAGQWVPRGAMTLGHAVEELQQRESVERSDEENLKEECSSTESTHHEHEKLTGPRAKEAQRLEEERAGVLGRLDQLKGRVKELEQQLQETSREAEMERALLQGERESEVVRLRQEQEAVQQLQEKLSSLDASIRKEWDKERAKVDAERKELEQLQALYHESKSHLAKCPESMREQLQEQMRREAEALETEAKLFEDLEFQQLERESHLEEEREARGQQLLQSRAECHRSIARRKERVAALDAQAAQIRLQSAQEAERLARERSSVLQLLQKEKEKLVSLERRYQLVTGGRSFPKMSSALREETLHISEPYELLEGTKPLSPLPAAAASLASPATYSYPKAQEVYRAKTEGGAGVLTPRMKSGTPSSSQLNLSVLERSPSPKGPPSPAGSLSRNLVATLQDIETKRQLALQQKAKLLPAESLQTGNLPGRQVIEEQKRRLAELKQKAAAEAQSQWEALHGQPPFPTAFPRLVHHSILHHSRPHGAGPRAEELDHAYDTLSLESSDSMDTSISLGNNSACSPDNISSASGMETGKIEEMEKMLKEAHEEKSRLMESREREMELRQQALEEERWRREQLERRLQDETVRRQKLVEKEVKLREKHFSQARPLTRYLPIRKEDFNLRLHIESSGHNIDTCYHIILTEKMCKGYLVKMGGKIKSWKKRWFVFDRMKRTLSYYVDKHETKLKGVIYFQAIEEVYYDHLRSAAKSPNPALTFCVKTHDRLYYMVAPSAEAMRIWMDVIVTGAEGYTQFMN
- the PHLDB1 gene encoding pleckstrin homology-like domain family B member 1 isoform X10; translation: MLGSAAPQCPGNMGTLPRRVSLGTRTSWQPVSGTIRRLQEGTMEASGRTPTSPTHRVQTVIQNSPLDLIDTGKGLKVQTEKPHLVSLGSGRLSTAVTLLPLEEGRTTIGTAGTDIVLQGPGLAPQHCYIENVRGTLTLHPCGNACAIDSVPLQRPMHLTQGCTICLGQTTFLRFNHPAEAKWIKSMIPAGGRNPSALYGLPAKSEALVNGGHQLSERGCHSHSSLVSSIEKDLQDIMDSLVLEESASPGIQKPPACSQSPLSPVVNGGGRCLLSPPPSPGAASGGSSYENFSPLSSPASSSSFTSPSLSSQEQGPAVPPPLPLRSSSYNHTVQPPALPGGGSSEPWSAERLGDHRAGSPRLTPRVVPRPRVALQERPPSPFREPRDSLAPGRQPTSRAVPEARLQPPESPRVARRNLESMRELPPLSPSLSRRAASPRLAPDTPSPQPRLGREVPGSPRARRKGLEESKGAGGPSPPVLSENPMRRPSFSTCLSPAYGLGSPAVPSPRQSPRAPRKPLGDPRLPAGSRERKNSITEISDNEDELLEYHRRQQQERVREQEMERLERQRLETILNLCAEYTKTDGTEPGDVHRLLAGDTDAGQWVPRGAMTLGHAVEELQQRESVERSDEENLKEECSSTESTHHEHEKLTGPRAKEAQRLEEERAGVLGRLDQLKGRVKELEQQLQETSREAEMERALLQGERESEVVRLRQEQEAVQQLQEKLSSLDASIRKEWDKEAEALETEAKLFEDLEFQQLERESHLEEEREARGQQLLQSRAECHRSIARRKERVAALDAQAAQIRLQSAQEAERLARERSSVLQLLQKEKEKLVSLERRYQLVTGGRSFPKMSSALREVYRAKTEGGAGVLTPRMKSGTPSSSQLNLSVLERSPSPKLTTCCPAQGPPSPAGSLSRNLVATLQDIETKRQLALQQKAKLLPAESLQTGNLPGRQVIEEQKRRLAELKQKAAAEAQSQWEALHGQPPFPTAFPRLVHHSILHHSRPHGAGPRAEELDHAYDTLSLESSDSMDTSISLGNNSACSPDNISSASGMETGKIEEMEKMLKEAHEEKSRLMESREREMELRQQALEEERWRREQLERRLQDETVRRQKLVEKEVKLREKHFSQARPLTRYLPIRKEDFNLRLHIESSGHNIDTCYHIILTEKMCKGYLVKMGGKIKSWKKRWFVFDRMKRTLSYYVDKHETKLKGVIYFQAIEEVYYDHLRSAAKSPNPALTFCVKTHDRLYYMVAPSAEAMRIWMDVIVTGAEGYTQFMN
- the PHLDB1 gene encoding pleckstrin homology-like domain family B member 1 isoform X11, whose product is MLGSAAPQCPGNMGTLPRRVSLGTRTSWQPVSGTIRRLQEGTMEASGRTPTSPTHRVQTVIQNSPLDLIDTGKGLKVQTEKPHLVSLGSGRLSTAVTLLPLEEGRTTIGTAGTDIVLQGPGLAPQHCYIENVRGTLTLHPCGNACAIDSVPLQRPMHLTQGCTICLGQTTFLRFNHPAEAKWIKSMIPAGGRNPSALYGLPAKSEALVNGGHQLSERGCHSHSSLVSSIEKDLQDIMDSLVLEESASPGIQKPPACSQSPLSPVVNGGGRCLLSPPPSPGAASGGSSYENFSPLSSPASSSSFTSPSLSSQEQGPAVPPPLPLRSSSYNHTVQPPALPGGGSSEPWSAERLGDHRAGSPRLTPRVVPRPRVALQERPPSPFREPRDSLAPGRQPTSRAVPEARLQPPESPRVARRNLESMRELPPLSPSLSRRAASPRLAPDTPSPQPRLGREVPGSPRARRKGLEESKGAGGPSPPVLSENPMRRPSFSTCLSPAYGLGSPAVPSPRQSPRAPRKPLGDPRLPAGSRERKNSITEISDNEDELLEYHRRQQQERVREQEMERLERQRLETILNLCAEYTKTDGTEPGDVHRLLAGDTDAGQWVPRGAMTLGHAVEELQQRESVERSDEENLKEECSSTESTHHEHEKLTGPRAKEAQRLEEERAGVLGRLDQLKGRVKELEQQLQETSREAEMERALLQGERESEVVRLRQEQEAVQQLQEKLSSLDASIRKEWDKEAEALETEAKLFEDLEFQQLERESHLEEEREARGQQLLQSRAECHRSIARRKERVAALDAQAAQIRLQSAQEAERLARERSSVLQLLQKEKEKLVSLERRYQLVTGGRSFPKMSSALREVYRAKTEGGAGVLTPRMKSGTPSSSQLNLSVLERSPSPKLTTCCPAQGPPSPAGSLSRNLVATLQDIETKRQLALQQKGRQVIEEQKRRLAELKQKAAAEAQSQWEALHGQPPFPTAFPRLVHHSILHHSRPHGAGPRAEELDHAYDTLSLESSDSMDTSISLGNNSACSPDNISSASGMETGKIEEMEKMLKEAHEEKSRLMESREREMELRQQALEEERWRREQLERRLQDETVRRQKLVEKEVKLREKHFSQARPLTRYLPIRKEDFNLRLHIESSGHNIDTCYHIILTEKMCKGYLVKMGGKIKSWKKRWFVFDRMKRTLSYYVDKHETKLKGVIYFQAIEEVYYDHLRSAAKSPNPALTFCVKTHDRLYYMVAPSAEAMRIWMDVIVTGAEGYTQFMN